GGCTATGGCACACAAAGGTGTATGCTCCGAAGGTTTAATCACAAAACTACAACCCGCGGCATAAGCGGGTGCCACTTTACGGGTGATCATGGCAATCGGGAAATTCCAAGGTGTAATACCAGCCACTACACCGATTGGCTGCTTTATCGTTGTTAAACGATGCTTGCTGTCGGTAGCAGGAATAGTATCGCCATAACTACGCTTTGCCTCTTCACTAAACCATTTAATAAAGCCCGCACCGTATTCAACTTCGCCCAAGGCTTCTTTTAAAGGCTTACCCTGCTCTTTAGTCATCAATTCAGCAAGCTGTTGCTTATGCTCAATAACCAGTTCATACCAACGGCGCAGCGTTTCACTACGTTCGGTTGCAGTTGTTTGCTTTAATTTGCTAAATGCCTCGTCAGCACTTTTTAAAGCCAGCTCAACCCCGGCTTCATCAATATTAGAGACCTGAGTAATCGCCTCTGCGGTTGCAGGGTTATCTACACTAAAACGCTGGCTCGTAGAGTAAAAGTCACCGTCGATAAACGAATCAGAAAAAACCAAATCAGACATAGAACCTCCAATCAGCTATCAGCTATCAGCTATCAGCTATCAGCTATCAGCTATCAGCTATCAGCTATCAGCTATCAGCTATCAGCTATCAGCTATCAGCTATCAGCTATCAGCTATCAGCTATCAGCTATCAGCTATCAGCTATCAGCTATCAGCTATCAGCTATCAGCTATCAGCTATCAGCTATCAGCTATCAGCTATCAGCTATCAGCTATCAAAAACATAAAACCTGAGAAATGAATGTAAAGCTATTGCTGCTCAAAAACACTAATAACTGAACCACCCTCTCGATTTGCTAAAAACTGACGGCTGAAAGCTGACAGCTTTTAATAGACCTAAAAAGCATACAACGTTACTACTGTTCAAAAACACTAATAACTGAACCACCCTCTCGTTCTGCTAAAAACTGACGGCTGAAAGCTGACAGCTTTAATAGATCTAAAAAGCATACAACGTTACTACTGTTCAAAAACACTAATAACTGAACCACCCTCTCGATCTGCTAAAAACTGACGGCTGAAAGCTGACAGCTCTAAAAACAAAAAACCGCTGTAGAGACCAAGCAACTACAGCGGTTTTTACAAAATCAAAGCCGTTAAAAATTAATGCTCTTCATTAACGATATTGAGATTATACTTTGGAATTTCAACCACTAAATCTTCATCTTTGATGATTGCTTGGCAACCTAAGCGTGACTCTGGCTCAAGACCCCATGCTTTATCTAGCATGTCGTCTTCTAGCTCATCGCTCTCATCTAAAGAGTCGAAGCCTTCACGGATGACTAAGTGGCATGTTGTACATGCACATGATTTTTCACAAGCATGTGGAATGCTAATACCGTTTTTTAGTGCAACATCTAATACAGTTTCACCTGCAGGTGCTTCAATTGCTGCGCCTTCTGGGCATAATTCTGCATGGGGAAGAAAAATAATTTGTGGCATACCTTACCTCGTTAAACTTCGTCTACTGACTGCCCTTGCAGCGCTTTTTTGATTGATGCATCCATTCTGCGAGCAGCAAATTCGCTACTTGCATTGTCTACAGCTTCAATCGCTGCTTTAATTTCTGCAGGTGTTGTTGCACTTTCGCGTACGGCAACAAGTTTAGCAATTTCTGCTTTTAACGCACCTAATTCTTGTTCATCAAGTAATGCACTGTCGGTTGCAAGTGATGCTTCAAGTGCTTCAACAACACGTAACGCTTCAACTTGTTGCTCTTTAAGCATTCGCGCTTGCATATCGTCTTTAGCATTAGTCATTGATTCTTTGAGCATATTTGCAACTTGGTCGTCCGATAAACCAAACGATGGTTTAACCTGGATTTCAGCTTGCACACCGGTTGATTTTTCCATTGCCGATACACTTAATAGGCCATCAGCATCTACTTTAAAGGTTACGCGAATGTGCGCAGCACCTGCAGCCATGGCCGGAATACCTTTTAGGCTGAATTTAGCCAGCGAACGACAATCATCAACTAGCTCACGCTCACCTTGTAGTACATGCAGTGACATAGCCGTTTGACCATCTTTAAAAGTGGTGAACTCTTGTGCACGTGCAACAGGGATCGTCGTGTTACGTGGAATGATTTTCTCAACCAAGCCACCCATGGTTTCAAGACCTAACGATAGTGGTAATACGTCTAGCAGTAGCATATCTGAATCTGGCTTATTGCCAATCAGTACATCTGCTTGTAGTGCCGCACCGAGTGCAACTACACGATCAGGGTCGATAGAAGTCAGTGGCTCTTTATTAAAAAATGCTGCAACTTGAGAGCGTACAATTGGCATACGAGTCGAGCCGCCAACCATTACAACTTGCAATACTTCTTCGTTCTCAATACCGGCATCTTTAACCGCACGACGACAAGAGCGTAGTGTTTTCTTCACAAGGCTAAGAGCTAGCTCATCAAACGTTTCGCGGGTAACTTCAACCTTGTGACTTTGACCATCAAACTCTAAACCTACATTCACAGTTTGGTATTGGCTTAGCGCTTCTTTACACGCTTTTGCTTTATTGATGAATAAACGCAATACCGATGCAGAAAGGTCGCTGACACCCGTTTGTTTTTTGAAGTAATCGACTAATAGCGAGTCAAAATCGTCACCACCAAGGCTTGAGTCACCACCAGTTGCCATTACTTCGAATACGCCTTGGTGTAAACGTAAAATAGAAATATCGAAGGTACCGCCACCTAAATCATATACGGCGATAATGCCTTCTTGGCCTGAATCAAGGCCATAAGCAACAGCCGCAGCTGTTGGCTCGTTTAATAAACGTAAAACCTTGATACCTGCAAGCTCTGCTGCATCTTTAGTGCTTTGACGCTGTGCATCATCAAAATAAGCTGGCACAGTAATAACCGCACCTAAGATGTCTTGGCCTGCAAAGCTGTCTTCTGCACGCAGTTTTAATGCTTTTAAAATTTCACTCGATGCAGTTACAGGGCTAATTGCACCCGCAACCGTGCTGATTGCTAATGAGCCATCATGCTCACAAAATTCGTACGGCAGTTGACCATAGCTTTTTTCGATTTCAGCCTGAGTTTTACCTAAAAAACGCTTAACCGAGATTAATGTGTTTGCAGGGTCTTGAGTGGCAGCTGCTGCCGCTCGTTCACCTACCACAATGCTATCTGCTTGGTATTGTACAACCGATGGTAGCATCGCATTGCCTGCTAAATCAGTCAGTGTGCGCGCTTCGCCGCTTTGCACTGTTGCAACTAACGAGTTAGTTGTACCAAGGTCAATACCGACTGCTAATTTGTGCTCATGTGGTGCCGCGCTCTGCCCCGGCTCAGCAATTTGCAATAATGCCATAATGCTCTTTTTAAACTCTTAAATAGCTGTTGTGTAACAACTAACGATTAATCATCAAATAAACTGTCTTCAATACGCTCTAGTTCATCGCGTAACTTATAAACAAACTTCAATTTACGAATATTGTCAGCGGCAGCTTGCCATTGTTGCTCATCATTACTTGCCAGCTGAGCGGCTAATTCGCTGCTGTATTGCTTGTCGAGTTGTTTAATTTGCGCTTCAAACTGGGCAATTGCTGCATCAGGATCTGCGGCATTTTCAAGTTCTTCTAACTCTTCACGCAGCTCCATTTGCTGCATTAAGAATAGCGGGTCTTGTAATGTTTGTTGCTCGGCGCGAATATCAACACCAAGCTCGCTTAGCATGTATTCAGCACGTTTTACCGGGTGTTTTAAGGTTTGTAATGCATCATTGATTTCTGCTGCATTTTGCACAGCAAGTAATTTATCACGGCTGCTAGAGCTTGCGTGGCGATCTGGGTGAACTGCACGTTGCAGCTCAAGGTAGTGTTTATTAATAGTCGCTAAATCAATGTTGTAATCTACTGGAATTGCAAATAACTCAAAGTAACGCATTACATAATCCAACTCGGTAAACAGGAAAGAACAAAGCCCTACATAGGCAGGGCTTCAAGCAAAGAAAGTTTTTTAAGCTTAAACGGTGAAGCTTTCGCCGCAACCACACTCATCGGCTTGGTTCGGGTTGTTAAACTTAAACCCTTCGTTCAAACCTTCTTTGGTGTAATCAAGCTCAGTACCATCAATGTAGACTAAGCTTTTGGCGTCAACGATCACTTTCACACCACGGCTTTCAAAAATTTCGTCGCCGTCTGCTAACTCATCAACAAATTCAAGAACATAAGCAAGACCTGAACAGCCCGTCGTTTTAATGCCAACGCGTAGGCCAATGCCTTTGCCGCGATTTGCTAAAAATGATTCTACGCGGTTTGCTGCCGCATCTGTCAATGTCACTGCCATGAATTTATCTCTTACTTCGCTTGTTTGCTTTTGTAGTCAGCAATTGCTGCTTGAATCGCGTCTTCTGCTAAAATTGAACAGTGAATTTTCACTGGCGGTAATTCAAGCTCAGCACTGATATCAGTGTTTTTGATTGTTGCAGCTTCATCTAATGTCTTGCCTTTTACCCACTCAGTTACAAGTGAAGAAGAAGCGATTGCGCTACCACAACCATATGTTTTGAATTTTGCATCTTCAATTACACCTTCTGGTGATACTTTGATTTGCAATTTCATTA
Above is a window of Pseudoalteromonas shioyasakiensis DNA encoding:
- the hscA gene encoding Fe-S protein assembly chaperone HscA — protein: MALLQIAEPGQSAAPHEHKLAVGIDLGTTNSLVATVQSGEARTLTDLAGNAMLPSVVQYQADSIVVGERAAAAATQDPANTLISVKRFLGKTQAEIEKSYGQLPYEFCEHDGSLAISTVAGAISPVTASSEILKALKLRAEDSFAGQDILGAVITVPAYFDDAQRQSTKDAAELAGIKVLRLLNEPTAAAVAYGLDSGQEGIIAVYDLGGGTFDISILRLHQGVFEVMATGGDSSLGGDDFDSLLVDYFKKQTGVSDLSASVLRLFINKAKACKEALSQYQTVNVGLEFDGQSHKVEVTRETFDELALSLVKKTLRSCRRAVKDAGIENEEVLQVVMVGGSTRMPIVRSQVAAFFNKEPLTSIDPDRVVALGAALQADVLIGNKPDSDMLLLDVLPLSLGLETMGGLVEKIIPRNTTIPVARAQEFTTFKDGQTAMSLHVLQGERELVDDCRSLAKFSLKGIPAMAAGAAHIRVTFKVDADGLLSVSAMEKSTGVQAEIQVKPSFGLSDDQVANMLKESMTNAKDDMQARMLKEQQVEALRVVEALEASLATDSALLDEQELGALKAEIAKLVAVRESATTPAEIKAAIEAVDNASSEFAARRMDASIKKALQGQSVDEV
- the fdx gene encoding ISC system 2Fe-2S type ferredoxin, which codes for MPQIIFLPHAELCPEGAAIEAPAGETVLDVALKNGISIPHACEKSCACTTCHLVIREGFDSLDESDELEDDMLDKAWGLEPESRLGCQAIIKDEDLVVEIPKYNLNIVNEEH
- the hscB gene encoding co-chaperone HscB is translated as MRYFELFAIPVDYNIDLATINKHYLELQRAVHPDRHASSSSRDKLLAVQNAAEINDALQTLKHPVKRAEYMLSELGVDIRAEQQTLQDPLFLMQQMELREELEELENAADPDAAIAQFEAQIKQLDKQYSSELAAQLASNDEQQWQAAADNIRKLKFVYKLRDELERIEDSLFDD
- the iscA gene encoding iron-sulfur cluster assembly protein IscA, yielding MAVTLTDAAANRVESFLANRGKGIGLRVGIKTTGCSGLAYVLEFVDELADGDEIFESRGVKVIVDAKSLVYIDGTELDYTKEGLNEGFKFNNPNQADECGCGESFTV
- the iscU gene encoding Fe-S cluster assembly scaffold IscU; this translates as MAYSDKVIDHVENPRNVGALDKNDPSVATGMVGAPACGDVMKLQIKVSPEGVIEDAKFKTYGCGSAIASSSLVTEWVKGKTLDEAATIKNTDISAELELPPVKIHCSILAEDAIQAAIADYKSKQAK